One Nocardia huaxiensis genomic window, CGCTGTCGTTCGTGGAGTCCGAAACCGGTCGCGCACTGCGGGTCCGGGTGACAGCCGAACCCGTTCCGGAGACGTCGTCCGAGGACATCGAGATCCGCCTGAACCCCGCTCGTCGGCACGGCTGACGGGCACGCTCCAGCGGTCCACTAGCGTGTCCCGTGGCGCACAGTCCACCCCCGGAAAGGACGGAAACTCGACGTGTCCGATGCAGAACGGGTCAACTGGGACCACCTCAAATCCAGGCAGCCCACCGACACCGACCGTGACGCCCTGCGCACGGAGCTCGTCGATCGCGCCCTGGCGGTGCGGCAGAACGGCTGGGACGCCTACCGGTCCGAGTGGCTCGCCGGTGACCTGGCCGCCGTCGCCTACCTGCTCGATGACGCCGAGATGCTGGCCGAACTCGAGGAACCCGAAGGCTCGGTCCTGACCCGCTACGCGGGAAACCTCTACGGATTCAATGGCGCGCGCAAGGACATCGCAGCCGGATTGGTCGGCACGCAGGACTGGTTCGCCAAGGCCCGGGCCGACCTCGCGAAGCGCACCACATCGTAAGAGGCGCTCAGCATTTCGACTTGTAGAAGTACTGTTCGTTGGTGGCCAGGCTGTCCTGGGTGATGGCGATCATGTCGGTGCGGATCGTGCGGGTCAGCGGTTTGCCCTCGAGCGCCGCCACGGCTTGATCGACGCCCTGTTTGCCGATGTCGCCGGGATTTTGCGCGATGAGCGCCTGAATCGTGCCGTCCTTCAGATCCTGCACCTGCTTCGGGCTGGCATCGAATCCGACCAGCTTCACCTGGCCGAGCTTGCCCGCATTGCGCAGGCCGGTGGCCGCGCCCTCGGCGGAACTGAGATTGGTGGCGAAGATGCCCGCCAGATCCGGGTGCGCGGCCAAGGTCGCGGTCACGATCGAGGCCGCCTGAGCCGCTTCATTGTTGTTGTACTGCACGCCGAGTGACGTCATCCCGGGGTGATTCTTCAGCTCGGCTTCGAAGCCCTGGGCGCGCTGATCGGTCGTGGAGGTGCCGGCCTTGGTATTGATCACCAGCACCGGCCCCCTGTCCCCCACCAGTTTCGCCAGCGTCTGCGCGGCCAGTTCGCCGCCCTTCGTATTGTCGGAGGAGATGGACGACAGTGCGATCGAGGTGTCCTCGAGCGCGGTGTCCACCTCGATCACCTTGATGCCCGCATCCTTGGCCTGCTTGATCGGACTCGCCATCGCCTGCGCGTGCGCGGGCGCGATCAGGATCGCCCCCGGCTTACCCGCGATCACGCCGGTCAGCACCGGAGTTTGCAGGGAGGCATCGAATTGCGTGGGAGCCTGGGTATCGAAGGAGTACCCGAGCTGCTCGGCCTGCGCCTGCGCCCCGCACTGCATCGAAATATAGAACGGCTCGTTGGCCACCCCCGGCACGAGCACCAGCTTCTTGGCGTCGGTGCCGCCCGAATCGCTCACCGACCCGCCGCAGCCGGTCACCGCGGCCGCGGCCGTCACCATCACCGCGGCCCATACGGCCACGCGTCCACCGGTCCTCATCGCACTGCCCTCACCTTCGAAATGCGTTGTCCTATTTGCGGTCTCGGGACCTCCGGCGCAGCTGGTCGAACCACACGGCGGCCACGAGCACGACGCTCACCGCGATGGGCTGCCAGAACACGGGCACGCCCACGATGACGAAACCCTTGCGCAGCACCGACGGAATGAATACGCCGATCACCGTGCCCAGCACCGTCCCGGTGCCGCCGAACAGACTGGTGCCGCCGATCACGACACCGGCGATGGCATCGAGATTGTCGGTGCCGTGCCCGGCGATGGTGGTGGTGCCGAAATACGCCAGGTTCATGAATCCGGCCAGGCCGGACAGGGTTCCGGCCATGAGGTACACGAGGGTCAGGTGCCGCGTCACGCCGATGCCGGCGCGGCGGGAAGCCTCGGCATTGGAGCCGATCGCATAGGTGTAGCGACCGAATCGGGTGGTGTGCAGCAGCCATGCACCCACCACGGTGACGGTCGCCGCCACCAGGACCAGAATGGGAACGCCCCCGAGCAGGGTGCCGAAACCCAATGTGTCACGCAGCTTCCCGGGGACGGTGCGGGTGTCGACGCCGCCGGTGATCAGCTGGGCGGCACCCAGCGCGGCACCGAGTGAGCCGAGGGTGACGATCAGCGGCGGGATCTTGGCCTTGGCCACCAGGAGTCCATTGATCAGACCCCACAGTGCCCCGCCCGCAATCGATGTCAGCAGGCCGAGCGTGATGAGACCCCAGCCCGCCTGGGTGGCGTCCCCGCCGGGGCTCAGCCGTTCCATGGTCTTGGCGGCCAGTACGCCGGAGAAGATCAGCACCATGCCCACCGACAGATCGATGCCGCCGGTGATGATCACGAACGTCATGCCGATCGACAGCACCAGCAGCACCGAGGTTTCGATCAGCAAGGTCTGCAAGGTGAATCGGGTCGGGAAGGCGTGCGGGCGCAGCAGGCTGAACACCGCGTACAGCACCACCAGGACGAGCCCGATCCACAGCGTCCCGCCGCCCGCGATGCGCTGCCAGCGCGTGGGGGCGGGCAGGTTCTCCATGCTCACGGCCGGCCGATTCACGCGGTGTCCTCGGTGGTGAGCGCACCGGTCATGGCTCCGACGAGCTGCTCCAAAGTCACGTCGGCCGCGGTGAATCGGGCTACGCGCTGCCCTAGGCGCAACACTTCGACGCGATCGGCGACGGCCAGTACCTCGGGCATATTGTGGCTGATCAACACCACCGCGATGCCCTGGTCCCGGATGCGGCGCACGACGTCGAGGACGCGTTCGCGCTGCACCACGCCGAGCGCGGCGGTCGGTTCGTCGAGGAAGACGACCCGGCTCGCCCACAGCACCGCCCGCGCCACCGCGACGGTCTGGCGCTGCCCGCCGGACAGGGCTCCGATCGGCACATCCAAGCGCGGCAGGACCACGCCGAGTTTCCGGAAGTGTTCGGCTGCTTGCACTCTCATGCGCTTGCGATCGAGCATGCCGAGTCTGCCGAGCGGTCCGCGCCGGAATACTTCGCGTCCCAGGAACAGGTTGGCGGCCGGGTCCAGATCGGGTGCGACGGCCAGATCCTGATACACCGTCTCGATGCCGCGCCGCCGCGCCGCCGTCGGCGAACCCAGTCGCGTCGCCTTGCCGTCCAGCAGGATCCGGCCGCTGTCGGGCTGTTCAGCGCCCGACAGGCATTTCACCAGGGTGGATTTCCCCGCGCCATTGTCCCCGATGAGTGCGACGACTTCTCCGGCGCTGACCTGAAAGTTGGCTCCCCGCAAGGCTTCCACGCCGCCGTACCGCTTGGTGAGCCCTTCGGCTTCCAACACCACGGCAGGCATGGTCGATCACCCCGGCACTTCGACTCGAGCGGACGTCCGGTCCGCTCACCGAGAGTACGGTCGATCCAGTCGCGAGCGGGCCGGATCCGCCAAACCCTCACTGTCGCAGAGCGATACAAGTGAGGACTCCGAGCCTGTCAGCCCCACGTCCAGGCGGCGAGGAAGATGCCGATCATTGTCGCCACGAAGACGAAGGCCAGCGCCTCGGCCGCCTTCGGTTGCCACTTCTGCAGTTGATCCACCGCCACGAACAGCGCGCCGATGGCCAGAATCGGCAGGATGGCCGGCACGATCAGCGCGCACAGCGGCCCCATGATCCACCCCGCCATACGGAACTTCCCCCACGTGCTGCCCAGCGCCAATGGAATCACCATGGCCCCGGCGAACCCACCCAGCAGTTCCTGCCACGGCCGCTCCCCGATCCACGGCACCCCGGCGATGCCCGGCACATCCAGGATGTCGAGGGTGCACCACAGACCCACCACCACGATCGCGAGCATGGTGCCCCACAGCGCGAATCGATAGTGCCACTTGCGGATCGGACCCCAATCGACCTGGCGACCGTGATGCATGGTGGCCGCGGTGACCGCCGACCAGATCATCCAGCGCCGGATCACGCCGGTGCCGGTCTTGGCCATGGCGTCGCGGAAGATGCGATCGGCGACGTCGCGGTGGATGGTGCAGCGGGCGATATAGCTGGCGTCCTCGCCCTTGTTCAGCACCAGCCCGTCGTGCAGGATCGCAGCGGGCAGATGCGCACCGGTTTTCGGAACCAGCCAGGTGAGAAACGCGGGCACCGAGGTGAGGTCGGTGGTCCACTCCAGGTCGGCGGGGACGCGAATCGGGCCGACCCCGTTCGGGGAGTCGTCGTCGTATCCGATGCGATGCAGGAGCCGGAATTCCTCCCGGCCGGTCTTGGCATTGACGCGGCGATCGAGGGCGATGGTCAGATCGGGCAGGACATCAGGGGCGGGCTGTGCTGGAGGTTCGCCGGGGACCGATTCATTGACGGCCACCGCCTCCGGTCCGACTTCGGCGCGGGCCACTTCCTGCGGCGCTGTGCCCGCGTCGTAGAACGGCGTTCCGCCCTGCTCTACGTTGAGCTTCATAGCCTCAGCCTGGCAGGCCGGGGACCGTGCGCGACCCCGTCGATCGAAACGAAACCGAGGTGAGGCGCGATTGTTCCCTACCTGGTAACCAGCGGCTTTCCCGCCCGTACCGGTCTTTTTCCATGGGTTCGGAGGGATCATGGATGCCATGAAGGTACTGGATATCCCTCGTATCAATCCTTCCTCACTGTGGCGAAATCGGGCGTTCGAGGCGGTGTGGGGCGCGCTCTACAACGCGGGCATCGAGAACCGGCAGCTGGCCCGGCCGATCGGGTGGGCGCTGTTCGGCACCGATTCGCGGCTCGTCTACCGCAATCTCGAAGTGCTGCGGGATCTTCCGGCCGGGACCGAAGTGCTGGACGTGCCCTGCGGGGGCGGTATCGCCCTCGATGCGCTGCCCACCGATCACGGTCTGCACTATGTGGCCGCCGACATCTCTCCCAGCATGCTCGAGCGCGCCGAGGAGAAGGCGGACCGGCTCGGGCTCACCGGCATCGACTTCGTGGAGGCCGACATCCTCCACCTGCCTTTCTCCGACGGTCGCTTCGATATCATCCTGTCGCTCAACGGTTTACATTGCCTGCCCGACCCCGCCGCGGCGGTGCGCGAACTCGCCCGCTGCCTCAAACCCGGCGGCCGGTTGATCGGCGACTGCATCGTGCGCGGCGCACACCCGCGCGGCACCGCGGCCGCCACCGTCATGGGTATGGCCGGCATCTTCGGCCCCGGCGGCACGCCCACCGATCTCGCGCAGTGGATCGCCGACGCCGGGCTCGAACAGCTCCAGCTCGAAACCTCGGGCGCGATAGCGCATTTCGCTGCCCGCCGCCCGATCTGAGCTCACACGAACAGATCGTCGATGGCCTCCGCCGACACCGCCTGCCGCAGCCAGGCGTCGAGCTGACCGAGCTCCCCGCAGCGGAGGATGCGTGCGCGAATATCATCGGGCACCGGTATCCCGCGCGCATCCAGCACGATCAGCACCGACCGCGCCCGCCCCTGAATCTTGCCCTTCTGAATCTCCAGCTCCCGGCGCGCCTCCACCGGTAGCGCCGCGTACACGACGTCATAGAACATCGTCGAGTGCGCCTCCCCCACCCGGCTCATTCCCGCGAACAAGGTCGACAGCACCCGCTCGGCATCCGGCCCTTCGGCGTGCGCGATGGCCGGAAGCACCGCCCGCTCCGGCACTTCCAGCACGGCGTCGGGCTCGACCGTGGGAATGGTTTGCGGGCCGAGAACCAGCGGCCGCAGAATCCAATCCGGATGCCCCATGGTGATCTCGCCCCCACACCACTGGGCCACATCCGGCTTCAACGAAACCACCAGCAGATAGGCCGGGCACTTCAACCGAGACCGCAGCGCCGCCACATACGTAGGCCACGACCACCTGCGGCTTTCATCCCGGTGCAGCTGAACCTCCACCACGATCCCCGCCACCGGCACCCCCGCCTCGTCGATCAACGCGACCGCCGCATCCCCCAAACACTCCTCGGGCTCCGCCCCGGCATCGCCCCCGTCTTCGGTCCGCGCAGAAGCAAAGGGCGGCAAGTCAATTCGAAACACATCGCCGAGGTACCCCGCCGCCAGCTCAGGCCGACTCCGGAATAGCTCGACCAAACCTTCATGCAGGTAGGAGGCCACAACAGTCGAAGATACAGCCCACCGCCCCCGCACGAAGCCCACTCCACACCGATTGGTCTCCGCCCCACCCGGTTTGCGAAGAATTCACCACACCCGCTTTGTCACAGCTCCCCCGCCTATCTCGTCCCCTTCACAACAGACCGACCAGAAAGCAGGCCCCCATGACGCCGTCCCCCCGCACCGAAGCCCCCGGCACCACCCCCGCGAATCCCACTGCCCACCCACCGAAGTGGAAGTTCTACCTCCTCACCCTCCTGGGCCTCTACCCCATGCTGACCGCCCTGGTCATGCTCACAGCCCCACTCCTGAACCCCCTCCCCACCCCACTCCGCCTCGCCTGCATCCTCCCCATCGCCGTAGCGGCAATGGTCTGGCTGATCACCCCCTTCCTCACCCGCCGCTTCGCCGGATGGCTATCACACTGAGCGCATCACCGGTTCCGGACATCGACGAACCCAGTCGACCATCGCGCGTACGTATCCTCCGGAGCAACAGTCACCACGTCCGCCCGCTGCACGAGATCGGCCGGCACCTTCCCGCCTTCGAAATGATCAGTGCACGGCACGACAACCGCCTCAGCGTCCAGGCGCACAATCTGGCGTTTGATTCGATCCATCGGTGGGCGCCCGCTTGCCGGGTCGTAGACGACCGTTCCCGCAAAGTCGTATCCGAGTCTGGTTGCAAGAGTCCGGATCTGGTGCTCATCCCAGAGCTGCCCAATACAGGACACATCGGTCCGGAGGTAGCCGAGCGCAGTGGGCCGCGGCCTCATATCTGCCCCTCTCGTAGCCTGGTGGAGCTACGACGGTACGACGGCGGCGTGGACACTTGAACTGCGCTGGGGACGTTTCTGCGGACACTTGAAATTCCCGCAAACGTCCCGAAACCGTCCGCTACCGTTGGCATATGAGCCAGCGACTGAGGTCGGCAATGTTGCGGGCACAGCTGGATTCGGAGATGCTGGCAGCGGCTGTGGGCGTGGATGTGAAGACGGTCAATCGGTGGCTGGCGGGACGAGTTCCGCATCGACGCACGCGGCTCGCGGTTGCTCAGACACTAGGTGAATCCGAGAACGTGATCTGGCCGCAGGTCCGCCCGGATCTGAGCGCTGGAGCACCTGCCACAGCGGAAGTCCTCGGTGCGTACGGACATCGCGCCGATGTCCCGAGCGAACTATGGATATCGCTGCTGCTGGGGACAACGGAACAGATCGATGTCGTCGGCTACGCCTACCCTTTTGTATTCGAATTGCTGCCGAACACGGCCGCCATCGTCGCCGAGAAATGTCGCAACGGGGCACGAGCACGGCTTGCCTTCGCCGATCCGGACTGCCCACACGTCATCGAGCGAGATGCCTTGGAGCAGATGAATGGAACGCTGCCCGGCCGTATCCGGAATGCGCTGAGCATGATCGGTCCGCTCAGCACTGCACCTGGATGCAGTGCAGGATTGCATACCGTGCACTTGTACAACTCGATATTCCGGTTCGACGATCAGATGATCGTCACCCCGTATCTCGTGCGTGCCCGCGGATATCAGCATCCGACACTGCATTTGAGGCAGCTGTCGCCACATGGCATCTTCGCGTCGTTCGCTGATCAGGTCGAGCAGATCTGGGAAACTGTTACCCCCTACCCGCCAGGAGAGCTTCATGAGCAGAAGGCGTGACTACTATCGAGATCCCCACGCCCCCAAGGCGAACAGCCTGGTGCCTGGTGGGTCCGCGCTGGTCGTCGATGAGCGGGGCGCCGTTCTGATGCAGCGGCGCAGCGATTCGGGGAATTGGTCGCTGCCCGGTGGGGTGATGGAGATCGGCGAGACGCTCGAGCAGTGCGTGGTGCGGGAGACACGCGAAGAAACTGGTCTGGAGATCGAAATCACCGGGCTGCTAGGCATTTACACCGATCCTGATCATGTCATTGCCTATGCGGACGGTGAAGTCAGACAAGAATTCAATGTCACCTTCTACGGGCGCGTGCGCGGTGGGCGCATCACGGTGAGTGATGAATCGACCGCTGTTCGGTTCGTCGGGGTCGACGAACTGACGGACCTGCCTGTGCACGACACCGTCCGGCTGAGGCTGCACCATTATCGCGAGAGGCGAGCTCAGCCGTATCTGGGGTGAGATCGCTTCCCTTCGAATGTAGGGCGACGCAGGCCGCGGGTTGCCGGGTAGTCCCAAGATAGGTTGATCGACCGATTCGGGTGGGTGGGTGGGGTGCGCATGATCGGGTGGTGACGCGAACACTATGGCGAGTACTGGGTGTGGTGGGGTGTGCGGTTGTTGTGTTGCTGCTCAATCCGATTGCTGTGTCGGCGCATCCGGTACCGGGGACCCGGGTGCTGCTCGATGTGCGGGAGACGGCGGTCGAGGCCGAATTGTCCATACCCACTGGGGAGTTGGCGGCGGCGAGCGGTATCGATGTCGACTTGCGGGCCAGTCTGTCGGGAGGGGACGCGGCAGGGTTGGGTAGGTATCTGCGCGAGCATGTGCGGGCGGCCTCGTCGGATGGCCGGGCTTGGGGTGTCGAGATCGGCGATATGCGGGTGGAGTATGCCGAGGGGACGGCGCTGGGGGCGTACAAGCAGCTTGTCGTTCGTGCGGTGCTGACTCCGCCGGCCGAGGTCGATATGCGGCGGTTCGTGCTGGGGTACGACGCTGTTATTCACAAGGTCGGCACTCATATCGCCATTGTTTCGGTCCGGCAGGACTGGCAGGGCGGACGCGTCGATGCCGGCAATGACGCCAGGCAGGTGGGTGTGGTGCGGATGGACGCGGAAACCGGGACGGTGCCGCCGCTTTCGGTGGATCTGACCGACGGCGGGGCGTGGCGGGGATTCGTCGGGATGGTGGTGCTCGGTGGCCATCACATTCTCGAAGGGACCGACCATCTGCTGTTCCTGTTCACGCTCCTGCTGCCGGCGGTGCTGATCGCCAGGGCCGGACGCTGGCAGCCGGACAATCGGGCGGGGCGCGCCATGCGGCATATCGTGGCCGTCACTGTCGCGTTCACGGTGGGGCACTCGGCGGCACTGGTGGTCAGTGCCCTGGGGCGGCTCGAGATTCCGGTGCAGCCGGTCGAAACGCTCATAGCCGCAACGATTCTCGTGGGTGGTGTGCACGCCGTCCGGCCGCTGTTCCCGGGCCGGGAGGCCGGCGTGGCGGGCGTGTTCGGGCTGGTGCACGGTATGGCGTTCTCGTTCACCCTGGCGGAGTTGAAGCTGTCCTCGAGCCAATTGGCGCTCAGTGTGCTCGGGTTCAATCTCGGCATCGAGGCTGTTCAGTTGTTTCTGGTGGCGCTCACCCTGCCGTCGCTGCTGGTTCTGGCCGCCACGCGAGCTCAGCCGTTCCTCCGTGTCGGTGGCGCGGTGCTGGCTGTCGTCGCCGCGCTCGGCTGGGTCTTCGATCGACTCGGTGTCGCCAATCCGGTCGCGCGTGCCGCGGATCAGGGTGGCGCGCTGATCCTTCCGATCGTCACGACCGCGGCTGCCGTGGCGGTTCTGGTGCTGACCGTACAGACATTCAGACGACGTATCGATCGCGGCAATCCTGCGTCGAAGCCCTTGTGGGAGAAGGTGATCCCATGATTGCCTCGAACGGCGCGGTGTCCGATCCGGGCGTGCGCGGCCGTCGAGAGGAGCCTTCGTGTCGATCCACAACGGTGCGGCTCCAACTGTAGGTTATCGCCAGGCGCTGACCTCGGTTCGGGTGATCTTCCTTCTTTCCGGTTTGCTCTTCGCGACCTGGGCAGCGCGGATACCGACGGTCAAGGACAGCATCGGACTCGACGAGGCCGGGCTGGCCATCGTCTTCGCCGGGTTGAACATCGGCGCGATCGTCGGCTTGCAGCTGGGCAAGTTCCTCACGCTGCGTTTCGGGAGCAGATCGACGCTTCGCGTGACGGTACCGGTGTTCGCGGTCTGTCTTCCCGGTCTGCTGCTGGTACCCGATCGAGCCGGATTGACCGTTGCCGCTGTCGTTTTCGCGATGTCGAACAGCGTCGTGGATGTCGCGATGAACGCGCACGGGGTCGCGGTCGAGAAGTCGAGTGGGCGTTCACTGCTCTCCGGTATCCACGCCTATTTCAGTATGGGCATGATCGGCGGTTCCCTGATCGGCGTGGCAGCCGAGCGAGCGGAGATCTCGCTGACGGCACATTTCTGGGCGGTCGCGCTGCTCACCATGGCAGCGGCGCTGATGCGCTCGAACCGCCTGCTGCCTTCGGTTGTCGATCGCGTCGGCAGCGCCGTCGGCGGGGCCGGGCGGGTCCGCCAGTGGCCCACTCGATTGATCGTTCTCGGTCTGCTCGCCTTCGCGGTCGCACTGGTCGAAGGGGCCGCGAACGACTGGTCGGCGGTCTACCTGCGCGACGAAACGCATGCCAGCGGTGCCGCCGCCGCAGTCGGATTCGCGATCTTCGCCGCCGGAATGACTCTCGGTAGATTCGCGGGTGATCACCTCGTGGCCCGCTTCGGCCCCGTCCGCCCATTTCTCGCCGGAACCCTCACCGCCGGAATCGGATTCGGTGCCGCGCTGCTCATCGGCGGCACCATCCCCGGCTTCATCGGACTGGCCCTCCTGGGGTTCGGCATCTCCTACACCCTGCCCCTGACTTTCGCCGCCGGTGGCGATGTCCCCGGCATCCCCGTCGCTCGCGCCATAGCCAATATCTCCATCCTCGGCTATTGCGGCTTCTTCACCGGCCCGGTGCTGATCGGTTTCCTGGCCCACCGCTGGGGGCTCACTCTCGGCCTGGCGGTCCCCGTCGCGATAGTGCTGGTCGCCGCACTCGGTTCCCGCGCACTCCGCCCGCCGGCACGATCTCATGCGCACTCGGAATCCGCATGCCCAGAGAACAACTCGCATTGACTGTGCCGAACCCACTCAGCCGGCGGTCCAGGGGCGCAGCTTCTCCGGGTTTCGGATCACCCAGATTCGGGTGATGCGATTGTCGGCTATGTCGAAGGCGTAGACGGAGATGACGACGCCGTCTTGTTCGGCTACCAGGCCGGGCTGGCCGTTTACTGTGCGTTCGAGGAGGGTGAATCGCGTGCCGCGGGAGGCGATTTCGATCCAGGCGCGGGCGATCTGGGTGCCGCCGGTGATGGGGTGGAGGAAGGCGGGGGCCAGGCCGCCGCTGTCGGCGGTGGCGGTGGCGGTGGGGTCCAGTAGCGCGATGAGGGCGTCGATATCGCTTGTCTCCCAAGCGTGTTTGAAGTTTCTGATCACCTCGGAGCGTTCGGTGGTGGACGGAGGTTCGGCGGTGGTGATGCGGCGGCGGGCCGACGACGCCAGTTGACGGCAGGCGGCGGGGGTGCGGCCCACTATGTCGGCTACTTCGGCGAAGGAGTAGCGGAAGACATCGTGCAGGACGAAGGAGACTCGTTCGGCGGGGGTCATGGAGTCGAGGACCACCAGGAAGGCCATGGAGATGGATTCGTCGAGGGTGATGCGGTCGGCGGGGTCGGGGGCGCCGGGGCGGTCGGTGTGGGCGGGGATGGGTTCGGGGATCCATTCGCCGACATAGTGTTCGCGGCGGGCGCGGGCGGAGCCGAGGAGGTCGAGGCAGATGCGGCCGGCGACGGTGGTGAGCCAGGCGCCGGGGACGACGATGGCGTCCCGGTCGCTGTCGGTGAGGGCGTACCAGCGGGCGTAGGTTTCCTGGACCACGTCCTCGGCTTCGGCGAGGGAGCCGAGCAGGCGGTAGGCGAGGTTGATCAGCTGGCGGCGTTCGCTGATCACCGCGGGTAGGTGCGGGTCGGTCATGATCGGCTCCTTCGGATGTGCGTCCTCACCGAATTCGACGAGACAGCGGCCCGATTTGTATGGCGGCCTGACATTTCGCACGCCTGCTTCGTCGGATGGTCGTGACACTGTCAGCAGAGCAGGAGTGGTGGACATGATCAAAATCGGGATCATTCTGGGCAGCACACGGCCCAATCGCAATGCGCCGCAGGTGGCGCGGTGGGTGCTCGAACATGCCTCGCGGCGCGGCGATGCCGAGTTCGAGATCATCGATCTGAAAGACCATCCGCTGCCGCACTTCGAGGAGGAAGTGCCGCCGATGTTCGGGCCGTCGGTGCATGCGCACACTCGCGCGTGGGCCGAGCGGCTGGCCGGCTTCGACGGTTTCATCATCGTCACACCGGAGTACAACCACGGCGCTCCCGGAGTGCTGAAGAACGCCATCGACCATGCGTTCGCGGAATGGGCCAACAAGGCGATCGGATTCGTCTCCTATGGCGTGGACGGCGGCGTGCGCGCGGTAGAGCAGCTGCGCTCGGTCTGCGGTGTGCTCGGCTTGGCCGATGTCGGTTACCAGGTGACCCTGTCGGTCAAGACCGATTTCGAGAACCACACCGTGTTCCGGCCGGCCGACCGCCACGATGTCACGCTGAACGGCCTGCTGGATCAGCTGGTCGCCTGGAGCACTGCGCTCGCGCCACTGCGGTACTCGGTCACCGACACCCCGGATTTCACCGAAGGAGCAACTCATGACGAGCAACTTTCCGTCCGATGAGGCCGCGATCCGCGCGCGGATCGACACCGTGATCGATGCGCTGCACGCGAAGGATCTCGATGCGCTGAAACAGGTGTACGCCGCCGATGTGGTGTCCTTCGACATCGATCCGCC contains:
- the sigJ gene encoding RNA polymerase sigma factor SigJ; the protein is MTDPHLPAVISERRQLINLAYRLLGSLAEAEDVVQETYARWYALTDSDRDAIVVPGAWLTTVAGRICLDLLGSARARREHYVGEWIPEPIPAHTDRPGAPDPADRITLDESISMAFLVVLDSMTPAERVSFVLHDVFRYSFAEVADIVGRTPAACRQLASSARRRITTAEPPSTTERSEVIRNFKHAWETSDIDALIALLDPTATATADSGGLAPAFLHPITGGTQIARAWIEIASRGTRFTLLERTVNGQPGLVAEQDGVVISVYAFDIADNRITRIWVIRNPEKLRPWTAG
- a CDS encoding NADPH-dependent FMN reductase — encoded protein: MIKIGIILGSTRPNRNAPQVARWVLEHASRRGDAEFEIIDLKDHPLPHFEEEVPPMFGPSVHAHTRAWAERLAGFDGFIIVTPEYNHGAPGVLKNAIDHAFAEWANKAIGFVSYGVDGGVRAVEQLRSVCGVLGLADVGYQVTLSVKTDFENHTVFRPADRHDVTLNGLLDQLVAWSTALAPLRYSVTDTPDFTEGATHDEQLSVR